Part of the Micropterus dolomieu isolate WLL.071019.BEF.003 ecotype Adirondacks linkage group LG17, ASM2129224v1, whole genome shotgun sequence genome is shown below.
GAAGAGAAAGGGAAGAAGATGTGGAGTAAATATCTAGAGAGAGAAGACAGTAAGATAGTCGGTAAGTGGAAATGCATCAATGCATCCATTTTTATTAGCTTATTTTTAGAGATTGATACTTTGAATCTTGTAATGAAATTGGACTTGTTTGGAGCTTTATAGGCCAATCTTTTAAAGagatatttgttttacatatcAAACATGTGTGTAGTCTGGACTAGAGGCTGACATGTTTTTGGGATTGAATGATACGTCCTttttataaacataaatatacatttctAAAATGAATATCAGGTACAGGATGGGACTGGATTGGGGCGGGTCAGGATAATTTTGAAGCGGGATGGTACAGGAGTGAAAATCCACTCCCGTGTCACCCTCTAGTCCGGActtcacaaaaaaacccacatctAGAAATATGAAACTTATATGATCAGCATAAAGACAAACAGATTCTTCTCTCAGTGTGTTTCATGTTGATCCAGTGCTCAGCATCATGTCTTTTCTCATGTAATCTGTCTCGCTCTTCCAGACCTGTTTGTGGGGCAGCTGAAGAGCTCTCTGACCTGTAGCCACTGTGGCTTCTGCTCCACTGTCTTCGACCCCTTTTGGGATCTCTCTCTACCTATCGCCAAGGTTAggaaacacgcacacacgcacacacacagatgtaacaCAGACAGGGGGATGTTGGTCATCCCAGAAGTTCAACAGACACAAATGTCGATCAGTGGTGCAGaggtctttctgtctgtgtgtttttgcagacATGTTCTCGGGATGATTTGAAGCTGAAATGTCTGATGCATTAATAAATATCTATCCACAGCTCTTAACATGAGCTTTTTGGtttcctccctgtctctgtttgtgctttgctttgtggctgtgtgtgtgtgtgtgtgtgtgtgtgtgtgtgtgtgttgtctggtTGCTTGTATGTATGCTAATGTGAATGCATCTATGTTTGTGCTCAGAAGGGCTATGGTGAGGTGAGTCTGATGGACTGCATGCGGCTCTTCACCAAAGAAGACGTACTCGACGGGGACGAAAAGCCGGTACGTGTCCAAGAACCAACAGAATCATTAGCtacatgaaaaagaaatatgctGCTTATCAAGCATTTATTGTGTCTCTTTATTCCATATTTTGCTGGATTAAAAGTGGCAGTTTAAGTAGTGAGTGAACAGACTGTATTTCTTCTCCACAGACGTGCTACAGGTGTAAAGCCAGGAGGAGATGCACCAAGAAGTTCACAATACAGAAGTTCCCCAAGATCTTAGTGCTGCGTATCCTTTCCTCCGGACATTAGTGTCTGATTTGATGTATTATATTAAATGTTTGCAGTGAGCCTGAAGGTGCGTGTGTCAGTGGGAGAGTGTATTATTATCAGTATGGCAACACCGTAGTACACAGTAGTTGATTGCAGTTGTAGACTTACTGTGAGATTTACCAGAGAAAATACAATGTGTGGAAATTCATATCATGTCCATGGAGAATAAAAAGGATTCAGTAAGTGCCCGTGTGGTGGCTCCTTTAACCCACTGCTTGACAAAGTAAAAACTCTATACAGTCAGGAAACTCTTGTATTTGAAGCCCAGTGTTGTGTAATTGGCTGTGGTTTCTTGTCTCAGCCTAGTAAGAAACCTTGTAcacaaatgtaacaaatgttgGCATCATGTGTTAAAAGGTATATACAGAGCAGTTGTTCCTTGACTCCTCCCGCCTGTCCAGACCTCAAACGCTTCTCTGAGGCACGCAGAACCAGCAAACTTTCCACCTTTGTTAACTTCCCCATGAAGGATCTTGACCTGCGGGAGTTCGCCTCCGAAAACAGCAGTAAGTAACAAACATGATTGTAATGTATTTCATGTGTTATTATATTAGTATatatggttgttgtgctttgaTTTCAGTGGAGATGTAGTGTCACATCATTTAAAAGCTATTCCAGGGTCTCTTCTCCACACTGACAAAAATACAGTTCTTCGGTTCAAATATACTGCgcaaaatgttgttaaaaaagAAGACTTGTTTTTGCTTCTGTCCTCTTCTAGTAAACGCAGTGTACAACCTGTATGCAGTGTCCAATCACTCAGGCACCACTATGGGCGGTCACTACACAGCCTACTGTCGCAATCCCAACTCGGGAGAATGGTACACATTCAACGACTCCAGGTAGGTTTGAACACCCGTCATCGTCATCATCAGTCAAGAGATGTGAATTTACCAATGTGGTTTCATCAGGATAAAACATTTGGTCTCCACTTTCAGCTGCCTTCAGTACACTAATAAACAGTTATCAAACGTAGCGTGGAGAGCTTTTCATTAGAATTGTGTTGGTATTAGAACAgcatgtatacatacatacaattgTACTGCTGTATGATGTATTACAAATTGAATTTCATGCAAGCATGTGTAGCTACGATTAATCACCAATTATCAGtatatgtcagctgttcatgCAAACTCAACAAGCATAGAATGTAAACACACTAATGAAACGGATCATAAACAGGATTATTGGAGTTGATTGGAGTGAAAAAAACGTATTAATTACCCATTAGTATCAAGAGATAAATCATTCATAATGAATCTTTTACAACATCATAACCTGACTACATTAGTAGTTACCGTGACCACTCATAATGCAAACTACAGTGAGTGAAGCAGCAACGGAGGTGCAGATAATCCACCTTTATCTCCTCCGCTGCCTCGTGAGCATCCCGTTTCTCCCCCCGGCCTTCGTCCTGCTACGCCGCGGTCATTCACAACACCACCACCGCTGAATGCCAGTGTAACACTGTATCAGGGCTTCAGGACATTACCATACAGAGCGTAGTTCTCCGCACATGACTACACACATGCTATTCCAGctgttatattatatatgaggtgtgctgaaaacattttgtaaaactgGAAAAGAGATGAACTGATTTAGGCTTTTAGTTGGTGTACATAATTACATAAATGGTAGGGATGGTACATAGTATACTGTCCAGGTTACACTTATTTATTATGAAATAATGCCTAATGAAACACAGCTGTGTATCTAGTTTCACCACTTGATATCTAGCAGATGTTGGCAATTCTTGCTTGAACAAtgacaattaattgattattaaaagtTTCAAATTTTCAGCAATACTTATAAAATACCAGGAGATGTCTGAATTTATTGAGAGTTTGAGATGGGATCCTGCAGCTGCACTTATTGTTTTCAGTATTTGCATTACAAATCTGATCAAGAATGAATGTTCTGCTAAACCTTTAAATTTGAAATCAAATGTTTAACCGTTAACCCTTTAAATCTGATTCACATTTGCGCCCCTTGAATCATGGAACTCACTGCTGGGATTACTAACATTAGTATCTGAATGAAAATACGTGCTTCTTGAAACTCCAAATCCTGCCTCATAATCACTACATTTAGACTTGTTTTTCACCGGTATCTAGAGTAATCCAGGTGATCCGGGTTGTTGTCTGTACTTCTGTGGTTACAGAGCAAACAGGATCTGGTAGTAGTTTTTGCAGCATGACTTTTGACTGTGAAGCTTCACCAAAATGTAAAGCAAGCTTAGGTGTAGCCCCTAGCCAGGTCACTCGTCGTGTCCCAAATCCAGAGTAAAAACTGATTCTAATGTATGTAGTATGATCACACTGGAAAGGTGACAAAAGGAAGTATACTCAAAACAGACAGAATGCAAACCAGATATGGTGGAGTTCTGAGTGTTGATGCACGCTActctcccacaatgcaatgcacaaaGTGGAGGAGCCGCTCACAGTTAATACAAATCTATGAATTGTGGGTGGTGGTGATCCAGAAAGATCTTGGAAAACCAAAATAGCAATAGTTAGAAATATTAGTATTAAATCTTAGAAAAgacattttacttattttatttcagtttagttaGTGTAAAACAGTTACCTTTTTCTTATACACTGAGCGCAACAGCAGTATATTGTGATGATTAGCATGCAGTATATACTGTGTAGAATTAATATGAACTGACTCACATGGCAACATTATAGTTCCTGTTCACACACAAAGGATGATGGGAACCCTGGGGTCAACAACTCAACTGAACGTGTTGTTCATCCCAAATGAAATAATGGAATTAACAGTCGAAGTTTGGTGTGTTGAAAACCTGTGGACATTTATGTACCACGACATGCAAACTGATCTTATTCTGAAAATGACATAAACGACATTCTCAGCCAAGACATGTAGTGACTTTACCATCAGTCCGTAAGTAAAGGGGGTGACAAATGGTTCAGAGGCTAACTGACCCAGAATTTTAAATGTTGTATGGATATTGTCTTTATAGATGCCAAACACTGCATGAGTTAAATTGACCAGAACTCTCTTATTTCTCACCACGCAACCTAtctcccctctctttctttccagaGTAACGCCAATGTCCTCCAGCCAAGTGCGCAGCAGCGACGCCTACGTCTTGTTCTACGAGCTGGCTTCCTCCTCACGGATGTGAAGCCTCCTGGAGCACGGCGGGCCGCAGCACCGCTCGGACTGacggacagatggatggatggaaaataaaaGTGTTGGCGGAGGCGGGCCTATTCTGACTTGTATTTGGACATAtataacacacacgcacacgctcacgcacacacacacacacacacacacacacacacacacgaaggcAAGCACTCCCAGCAGCCTGGAGGCCGCTTCTCTCCACGGAGAGAGCTGGAGAGGGGAACACTGGAAACCACAGGAACCTGATCAACCAGCcctgctttctttctctctctttctcgtgTCTTGCTCATTCTGggtggaggtgtgtgtttgctgtgtgtgtgtgtgtgcgtgtgtgtgtgtgtgtgtgtgtgtgtgtgtgtgtgtgtgcgaagCTGACACTCGGCAATAATCCCATCTGACCGACCAATCGGTGAATCCGTCTCCGTCTCCTCTCTATGCACTGCGAACCGAACTCTCTTCCTAACCGCGCCTTCGTTTTTTTCTCTTCAACTCTTGATCTTCTCGTTTGCCTCAAACCATTAAAACTGACTGGTTTCAATTTAGgactttttttctgctttgaattcatgttggggtttttttgtttttgtttttttttctcggaGCAGGGGGTTATTACCACAGCACCATgagcatcatcatcattaccACTTTGGACTGTGGATAAATTGTGCTTAGTGTGTGACTGTAACAGGACTGCTCATGGTTACAAGGAGCTTACAGCCCACCGGCCTGCTTGGTTTTCATGGCTTTCCCTTCCACTGCACTACAACACTCCCACATCTCTGTTGgcatcttctcctctctctttgtttctctgaaAGTGGTTGGGAGGCCGGTGGCACTGTGAGTGTTACATGTTTCAGAGGACGACCCTgtaatatgtgttttatttcatttgtttctccCACGTGTGGCTGCTACTGATGTCTTCAAAGTGCTGTGAATGGATGAGTGGACGGTCCGGTACGGATCTGCTAAGGATTAATGATATAGACGATAATAACGGTAACagtcttttcttcctctcttgttTCATGCCATTGAACAACACGGAAAGAATgttttaaagaagaaaacactatatctgtatatttttatatcccGATGCAATATAGAGAATGTACTATTCAATGGTGCTGAAAATGACCCATAACTGTTTT
Proteins encoded:
- the usp2a gene encoding ubiquitin carboxyl-terminal hydrolase 2a isoform X4; amino-acid sequence: MPSMRQSYTVTVPEEPPAAAFPFLKQEMRRKGSMSGSVLVSTFVGLLINQAKNSKSAQGLVGLKNLGNTCFMNSILQCLSNTHSLRDYCLHNSHRRDLNNNSRTNTALMEEFAKLMQTMWTSSSSEAVSPSEFKTQIQRYAPRFVGYNQQDAQEFLRFLLDGLHNEVNRVTVRPRGTVEDFDHLPDEEKGKKMWSKYLEREDSKIVDLFVGQLKSSLTCSHCGFCSTVFDPFWDLSLPIAKGYGEVSLMDCMRLFTKEDVLDGDEKPTCYRCKARRRCTKKFTIQKFPKILVLHLKRFSEARRTSKLSTFVNFPMKDLDLREFASENSINAVYNLYAVSNHSGTTMGGHYTAYCRNPNSGEWYTFNDSRVTPMSSSQVRSSDAYVLFYELASSSRM
- the usp2a gene encoding ubiquitin carboxyl-terminal hydrolase 2a isoform X3, encoding MPSMRQSYTVTVPEEPPAAAFPFLKQEMRRKGSMSGSVLVSTFVGLLINQAKNSKSAQGLVGLKNLGNTCFMNSILQCLSNTHSLRDYCLHNSHRRDLNNNSRTNTALMEEFAKLMQTMWTSSSSEAVSPSEFKTQIQRYAPRFVGYNQQDAQEFLRFLLDGLHNEVNRVTVRPRGTVEDFDHLPDEEKGKKMWSKYLEREDSKIVDLFVGQLKSSLTCSHCGFCSTVFDPFWDLSLPIAKKGYGEVSLMDCMRLFTKEDVLDGDEKPTCYRCKARRRCTKKFTIQKFPKILVLHLKRFSEARRTSKLSTFVNFPMKDLDLREFASENSINAVYNLYAVSNHSGTTMGGHYTAYCRNPNSGEWYTFNDSRVTPMSSSQVRSSDAYVLFYELASSSRM